One segment of Fibrobacter sp. UWT2 DNA contains the following:
- a CDS encoding 4'-phosphopantetheinyl transferase superfamily protein yields the protein MNENKIHRLDVETPLGVVHLAGFDQKPDHRSVIFGILSEFFGESVTAADLVESKENTRPEFPKLDFDVNWTHSCGYCVCAFGERGTRGRLRIGVDLERYSPKRLHLAERFFSKEESAQLATLDVNQAQKEFFKLWCRKEAFYKCVGGEFFEGTLRRDMQKNPVLVDAPDLVEPVAVHFVDLDAAVVGMPTSAALCVAVSRL from the coding sequence ATGAACGAAAATAAAATCCATAGGCTCGATGTGGAAACTCCTTTGGGAGTGGTTCACTTGGCGGGCTTTGACCAAAAGCCGGATCACCGCTCGGTCATTTTCGGGATTTTGTCGGAGTTCTTTGGCGAATCTGTAACTGCGGCGGACTTGGTTGAATCCAAGGAAAATACCCGCCCCGAATTTCCGAAGCTAGACTTTGACGTGAACTGGACCCATTCCTGCGGTTATTGCGTGTGCGCCTTTGGTGAACGCGGTACGCGGGGGAGACTGCGTATCGGGGTAGATTTGGAACGGTATTCGCCGAAGCGCTTGCACCTTGCAGAAAGGTTCTTTAGCAAAGAGGAGTCGGCGCAGCTGGCAACACTCGATGTCAATCAGGCTCAAAAAGAATTCTTTAAGCTGTGGTGCCGCAAGGAAGCCTTTTACAAGTGCGTGGGCGGTGAATTCTTCGAAGGAACGCTCCGCCGCGATATGCAAAAAAATCCGGTGCTTGTAGATGCACCGGATTTAGTTGAACCTGTTGCGGTTCATTTTGTGGATTTGGATGCTGCGGTTGTCGGGATGCCGACTTCTGCAGCCTTATGCGTTGCAGTCTCTCGTCTGTAG